The genomic segment GGATGATTGCTTATCCCCATGATGGAAGAATGACTGTACGAGGTTCTATGCAATGTCCATATTATGTTTATGGAGCAGTTTCAAAAGCATTGGGTTATGAAGCAAAGGATATACAAATAATTCAAGATGTTACTGGTGGAGGATTTGGAGGAAAAGAAGCATTTCCTTCAATACTTGCCTGCCAGGTTGCAGTTGCTGCTAAAAAGGCTAATAGACCTGTTAAGGTTATATTTGATAGAAGAGAAGACATGGAGTTTACTTCAAAACGTCATCCATCTATATCTACCTATAAGGTAGCTATTAAGAACGGTAAGATTACTGGCATGGACATTGATGTTTTATTTAATAGTGGTGCATACACTACACTTTCTCCAGTTGTTTTACAGCGTGGCTTAATTTGTGCAAACGGCGTATACCGTGTAGATAATCTCCGCGTTGAGGGACGTGCTGTTAAGACCAATACTGTACCTTGTGGCGCATACCGTGGATTTGGTGCACCACAGACTTTCTTTGCAGTAGAAATGATTATGGATCATATTGCAAAAGAAATGGGTGTTGATTCCCTTAAGCTTAAGGAAGAATATATTGTTAAACAAGGTGATTCTACGTCTACTAGTGGCAAATATCATTTCCATGTACCTCTACCTGAAATGATTGAGCAGATTGATAAACTTTGCAATTACCGTGCAAAACGAGATCAGTATAAGATTCAGAATGGCAGATATCGTAAAGGTATTGGAATGTCTTTATTTTTCCATGGATGTGGTTTTACTGGCAGTGGAGAACGTGATTTCATTAAAGCAGTTGCAAAAATAAGGAAAAATTCAGATGATACTGTAGATATTCTTGCAAGTAATTCAGATATAGGTCAAGGTCTTAAAACTACTTTCTCTAAAATTGTTGCGGATACTCTTGGCATTTCCTATGAACAAGTATTTATCAATAATCCAGACACAGATCTTGTTCCTGATTCAGGTCCAACTGTCGCAAGTCGTTCGCTTATGACAGTTGGAGAATTATTAAGGCGTGCAGCAGAGAGACTTAAGAAAGAATGGAAAGCAGGAGAAGTTCAAGTTATAGAAGAACATTTCGTTGAACCTGATTTTGTAATTCCATTTAGTCTTGATGAATTTAAGGGAGATGCATATCCAACTTATTCTTGGGGAGTAAATGCTATTGAAGTGGAAGTAGATACACTTACTGCCACTACAAAGATACTAGGAGCATGGGGCAGCTTTGATGTTGGTGTTCCTATTGACATGAATATTATACAAGGACAGATGCAGGGCGGGTTCCTTCAAGGGATTGGATATGCATCTATGGAACAGATGGATTACAACGATAAAGGTGTGATTAGAAATAATAGTTTTAGTGATTACATTATTCCTACAGCAGTAGATGTACCAAATTTAGTTACTAAAATAATGAATAATCCATATACACATGGTCCATATGGAGCAAAGGGTGCAGGTGAGCTACCTCTAGTAGGTGCAGCTCCAGCTTATGTTGAAGCTATGGAAAATGCCATTGGTGGAAATCTAAAGAAGGTTCCATTCACAACAGAAGATACAATGATGGTTTTACAGGAGGTGCATAAATAATGATAAAATTTATTCTTAATGGCAAAGAGGTCGCATCAAATTCTAAATCAAATGAGCGCTTACTAGATGTACTTAGAAATGAATTTCGTATTACTGGCGTAAAGTGCGGTTGTAAAGAAGGTGAATGTGGAGCTTGTTCTATAATTCTTGATGGCAGGTTAGTTAATTCTTGTATGGTGGCTATGGGTAGCATTGAAGGTAGTACTGTTGTCACTATTGAAGGCTATAGAGAAACTGAACGTTTTGCAGTTATTGATAAGGCATATGCATCAGTCAGTGCTGTACAGTGTGGTTTTTGTATTCCAGGCATGATCCTTGCAACTGAATGTATACTTAACAAGAATCCAAATCCTACAGAAGCAGAGATTCGCGAAGGTATTTCTGGAAATCTTTGTAGATGTACTGGGTATAATGCCATAGTTAAGGCTATTGGCATTGCAGCAAAGGAGGGGAAAGGATTATGGTAGATTGTTATAGACCAACATCTTTAAAAGAAGCATTGGACATCCTAGCAAAGGAAAGTGTTACGCCTTATGCTGGAGGTACTGATTTGATGATTAAACCAGATGAAAATGCCACATATTTATTCCTTGATAAAGTAGCAGAAATTAAAAATATTGTAGAAGATAAAGAATATATTCGTATTGGTGCAGCATGTACTTATACTGATATTATTGAAAATAAACTTATTCCAGCAGTATTGAAAGAAGCAGTTTCACAGATTGCAGCACCAGCAATTCGAAACATTGGTACTGTTGGTGGAAATATATGCAATGGTTCTCCAAAGGCTGATAGTGCACTGATCCTTTTTGCCACTGACTCTAAACTGCGTCTTGCAAATAACAGAGGGGAACGAGTAATTCCTATTTCTGACTTTTACCTTGGAAGAAAGAATACTGCGATTGAGAAAGATGAACTCCTTGTTGAGATTCTAATGAATAAAAATAATTTAAATAATTACTATTACAAGAAGGTTGGTGAAAGAAATGCTTTGGCAATTTCAAGAGTTTCTTTCGTTGGCATAATTAATATAGTTGATGATAAGGTCTTTAACTGTAGAACAGCATTTGGTGCAGTAAGTGATGTTGTTATAAGCCGTCCAGATATTGATGCAATGCTTATAGGAAAGACTGTTGAAGAAGCTAAGGCTCTCAAGGATAAGTATCTAGCAGCATACGAAAAGGAAATTGTTCCAATAAGGGGTAGAGTATCTGCAAAATATAGAAAAACTGTGTGTATGAATTTATTACGTGATTTTCTTGAAAGTAATGGAATTTAACTTATATAAGATTCTGGCATTAAGTGGAATTTTATTTAGGCGGGATTTGATTCCCGTCTGAATCTTAGTGGCTAGAGATAAGATAAAGTTAAATAGAATATAAGCATTTAATCTCAATAGGATTGAATGCTTTTTAGGCATATGAAAGAAAATAACAAGTCCAAAATGCCATGATTATTTTTTATCAAGCAAGGAAGTAGATTGTCTCATAGCGGGCTTATTAGGGCAATCTGCTGACGCAGGATGATGGAAAATAGGCGTAGCAGATGGACTCGTTATTTTTTGAATATGGCTCATTATTAAAATTGTTGATAAATAAGGATATATTCTAAACAGATATAATAATAATCCATAATATGTATTTTTAGGGTTTAATTATTTTATAAAAACGTGTAGAATAATATTGTATGAAAAGTAAAATATAACCAATTAGTCTGCGAGATCAAATTGGAATCTAATAACCAAAATATAAGATACTAATCAATTTGTTAAAGTTTGAATGATATGTACAAGCCTATTTGAGTTTTGTGGAAGAATAAGATAATACTACTTAAGTAGAGCAAGAGGTATAGATATGAAGAGTAAAGAGAAGAGAACAACAGGCGGTATAATTGTTGCCGCAGGAAAAACATCAGAAAGAAATGGATTAAATCCATTATTGAAAATTGGTTCTATTACTGTAGTAAAAAGAATTGTTTTAACTTTTCAAAAAGCTGGAATTTCACCAATTGTGGTGATTACTGGATATAAAGCTGAAGAAATAGAACATCATTTAGCTGATTATGGAGTTGTATTTTTGCGAAATGATCAATATGAAAACTCGCGAAAGTTCGATTCTGCAAAGATAGGACTAGATTTTTTACAGAATAAATGCGACCAGGTATTATTCACTCCAGTTAATATTCCTATGTTTACACCAGAGACGCTTCAAATGATGATAGAATATGATGAAAAATTACTTTCACCAGCATATCGTGGAAAATCTGGGCATCCCCTTTTGATATCGTCTGAATTGATTCCTAAAATTCTAAAATATAATGGGAATATGGGATTACGAGGAGCCATTGAAAATATTGGAGTTAAAAGACAATGGATAGATGTAGAAGATGAAGGTATTCTATATGATACTGATTATATTGACCGATTAGATCAACTTTTAATAAAACATAATAAACATATACTTCATCCCTTTGTTAAAATCAGCATTGAAAAAGAATCCTTGTTTTTTGATTCGAGAACAAAATTGCTTCTAATTCTGATTCAAGATACCCACTCTGTACGAAGTGCATGCAAACATATGGCATTATCTTATAGTAAAGCATGGAGTATGTTAAATCAGTTGGAACAAGAACTAGATTATGCAGTAGTTGAAAGAAAGCATGGTGGGAGCAATGGTGGAAAAACTTATCTTACAAAAGAAGGTACTGAATTTTTGGAAAAATATCAGCAATTTGAACAGAATGTACACCAGTTTGCAAAGAATGAATTTGAAAGGTTATTTTAGAAGTTGCAATTAATATTTAAAAAGTTTTTTGAAAAAAATTTTACTTATAATTCGTTATACTTATACAAAATTACCAAATAATGATGGAGGAACAAAAATGAAAAAGATTAAAACTACAGAAGCTGTAGGTAATGTAATTTGTCATGATATTACACAAATTATCAAAGGAGAAAAAAAAGATGTTGCGTTTAAAAAAGGGCACATTGTTACTGAAGAAGATATTCCAGTTTTATTATCAATAGGTAAAGATAATCTTTATGTATGGGAAAAAAAGGAGGGGATGCTTCATGAAAATGAAGCAGCAGAAATTCTCTGTAAAATATGTAAAAGTGACTATATGAGTGCAACTAAGGTGAAGGAAGGCAAAATTGAACTAATTGCGGCAGAAGATGGCTTGTTTAAAATTGATATTGAAAAGCTTCGTAAAATAAATTCTCTTGGTGAAATGATGATTGCAACACGCCACAGTAATTTTCCTGTAAAAAAAGGTGATAAATTAGCAGGCACACGTATTATTCCTCTTGTAATTGAACAAAAGAAAATGGACGAGGCAGTTAAATTGGCCGGTGATAAACCATTAATGGAGATTCTTCCATTTATCCACAAAAAAGCAGGAATTGTAACTACAGGTAATGAGGTTTTCTATGGAAGAATTAAAGATACATTTGGGCCTGTTATTAGAGAAAAGCTTGCAGAATATAATGTTGAAGTTTTAGGACAGAAGATTCTGAGTGATGATCCTAAATTAATTACAGAAGCTATAAAGGATTTTATTAAAGAAGGTGCAGAATTAATAATATGTACAGGTGGAATGAGTGTAGACCCTGATGATACAACACCGACTGCAATTCAAAATACAGGTGCAAAGATTGTTTCCTATGGTGCTCCTGTGCTTCCAGGTGCAATGTTTTTACTAGCATATTATAATGGCACACTCCCAATTATTGGACTTCCAGGCTGCGTAATGTATGCTAAACGGACTATTTTTGATTTGGTTCTTCCAAGAGTTATGGTAAATGACAAAATAACTTTAGAGGATATCGCAAACCTTGGGCATGGTGGATTGTGTCTTTCATGCGATATTTGTACATTCCCTAATTGTGGTTTCGGGAAATAAGACTGACAAAGCTTAATTAAGTGAAACTTGATTAAGGTGGGATTTGATCCCCATATGAATCTTAGATAAATATTGCAAGGTCAACCTGAAAGTGTTCCTATGGCTTAATGTCTTTAATAAGTATTTAAAAATTATCTGTGATAAACTTGGCTGATATGAGGTGAATAAAATGGTAGATAGTAGTGGTAGAAATATTGAATACCTTAGAATTTCTGTTACAGATAGATGTAATCTTAGATGTGTATATTGTATGCCGGAATGTGGAATTGAAAACTTAGAACATGACGAAATACTTACTTTTAAGGAGATTATGCTAATAGTTAAAACTGTTTCACAGCTTGGTATTCACAAGGTCAAAATTACAGGCGGAGAACCATTAGTACGAAAGGGTATTGTAAATTTAGTTAGAAGAATCAAAGATATTGATGGGATTGAAGAGATAACAATGACCACAAATGGCGTACTTTTTGGTGACATGGCAGATAGTTTAGCAGAAGCTGGTCTTGATAGTGTAAATATCAGTCTTGATACATTAAATAGTACAAGCTTTAATAAAATTACTCGCAGAGACTGCTTAGATAAAGTGAAGCTTGGATTAAAAAAAGCAGTGGAGCTTGGATTGAAAACAAAAATAAATTGTGTCCCAATAGCTCAGTTAAATGGTGATGACTTAATAGATATATTGAAAATTGCTAAAGAAAATCCAATCGATGTGCGTTTTATAGAACTTATGCCTATTGGTTTTGGAAAAAGTTATTCACCTGTTTGTAATGAACAAATATTTGAGCAGATAGAACAAAATTTTGGAACTCTTCAGAACTCAAAAATTAAACATGGTAATGGACCAGCTGTGTATTATAACTTATCAGATTTTAAAGGAAGTATTGGCTTTATAAGTGCAATTTCAAATGAATTTTGCAATACTTGTAATCGTATTCGTTTGACTGCTGATGGAAATTTGAAATTATGTCTTCATTATAATAATGGAGTCGCACTAAAGCCTCTTCTACGTAGTGGAATAAGTAAAGAACAATTAAAAAGAGTTATTGAAAATACAATATATAATAAACCAAGTCACCATGGTTTTAATAGCAGTGACACGGAAAATATAGAATTAAAAAACATGGTTCAAATAGGAGGATAAATACTGTTGGAAAAGTTATAGCAGTATGCATCAATAGAATGAAAAACTTAGGGAGTATAAGATAGGAGAATAAGAAAAATGGAACTAACTCATATAAATGAAGAAGGAAGAGCAAGAATGGTTGATGTATCTGAAAAAATTGACACTGTACGGGAAGCAGTAGCAATTGGAACAGTTTCCATGAAAAGAGAAACCATTGAAAGAATAAAAGAAGGTACTATTTCAAAAGGGGATGTATTATCAGTAGCGCAGGTAGGAGGTATAATGGGTGCCAAAAATACTCCACAAATAATACCAATGTGCCATCCTATAATGATATCTGGCTGTGATATAAGTTTTCGAATTGACATTGAAAACAATAAAATTGAAATAACTGCAACTACTAAGACTGTAGGAAAGACAGGCATTGAGATGGAAGCCCTTACTGCTGTATCCACTGCAGCATTAACTATTTATGATATGTGTAAGGCTATTGATAGGGAAATGGTCATAAACAATATTATGCTTGTAAAAAAAAGTGGAGGGAAATCAGGCATATTTGAAAGGAAGGGATTATGATGAGTAAGGTTATTGCAGTGAATATAAGTGAGAAAAAAGGTGTTATAAAACATCCTATAGAAAAAGGTTTTTTTAGAGTTAATCATGGTCTCGATGGGGATGCTCATGCAGGAGAGTGGCATAGGCAGGTAAGTTTGCTTGGAATTGAAAGTATTGATAAAATGAAATCATCAGAAGCCGAAGGACTTACTCCAGGAAAGTTTGCTGAAAACATTACTACTGAGGGAATAGTTTTATATGAACTTCCTATAGGAACAAAGCTTAAAATTGGGGATGTTATGCTAGAAGTTACTCAGATAGGAAAGGAATGTCATTTGGGCTGCGAAATTAGAAAATTGGTAGGAGATTGTGTAATGCCTAGGGAAGGAATATTTACTAAAGTACTAGAAGAGGGGTATATTAAAGCTGGAGATAATATTATAATAGTTTAAAATAAGAAAAATAACAATTCAAGTGATATTTTTGAATTGTTATTTTTTTTTAACTATATTAAGCTATTCCATAACCATATTTTTCAAAGATCTTTTTACAAGTATCAGTAAATAAGAAATCTTCAAATGCTTTTGCGGCATCAGCATTTTTACTAGCCTTAATTATTCCGATTGGATATGTAATAGGTGAATGCTTGTCCCCTGCTATTGTTTCTATAATTTTAGCATCTTTACTGCTTAACGCATCACTTTTATATACAAATCCAACTTCAGCATTTCCAGAAGTCGACCAGGCAAGTACTTCTTTTACATCTTTTGCAAAAACAAGTTTTGATGAAATAGAATCTTTAATACCAAGCTTAGTGAAAACTTCATCAGCATATTGTCCAGCTGGTACACTTTTAGGTTCCCCAACAGCTATCTTTTTAACCTTATCACTTGTTAGATCAGAAAGACCGGTTATAGCAGTGTCTTTAGGTCCGACTAAAACTAAATCATTTTTAACTAAGTCTTTTTTAGTATTTTCAAGTAATAAAGATTTGCTGTCTAACGCTTTCATTTGGCTTTGACCAGCTGAAATGAAGATATCACAAGGGGCACCTTGTTCTATTTGTTGCTGTAGAGATCCAGAAGCACCATAGTTAACAGTTAAAGTAACATTTGGAGCAGTCTTTTTGTATTCGTCTTGTATATCTGTCAGTGCTTCTTTTAAACTAGCAGCAGCGGAAATGTTTAATTCTATTGAAGCTTCAGTAGCAGATTCCTTTTGTGGAGTAGTTGATGCCTTTTGAGCTCCGCAACCAATAAGTGACGTTGTTAATAAAACAGTTACTAAACTAAATAATCCTATTTTCTTTTTCATAAATAAAACCTCACATTCATAAAAATATTTCTATTATAATTATGTTTTGTTATGTTTGGATATGTTTCATTATGTTTTGCTTGTTGCTTATTATACTAGCATTTATTTATAAGAAAAACAATATGTAATTGTAAAAATAAGTACTTGAATAGAAATATTGACAAAATTATTAGGATATGATTATAATTAGCCTAATGGTAATGTGATGTTACATTATGTTTTATTAGATAAAGATCTCAAAGAAGAGATTACAGAAATGTATGAGCTTCTTTGAGATCTTTTTTTGCTTATGTTGAGAAAATATATAATTATGTAAAAGTAATATAGCTTGTAATATCACATCTCTATATTGCATTTGTCAGTTAGAAACAGTAATTACGTAATGTTATTGCTTCTACCCATAATCCTTTATAATTATTTCAAGATATTTTTGACTCAGTGTATTTATTGAAATAATAAAGGATTTTATAAATGTGATGCTGATGTAAAACTATTTTCGAATTGTATTGTGAAATGATAAAAATTAACATATAAGTAAAAATATTGTTGTAAATTAAGCTGGAATAATTTATAATGTACATAATCAATAGTAACATAACAACATTGATTGAATTTAACTTGGGGAGGAAATAAAAATGAAATTAAGTGCAAGAAACCAATTGGCAGGAAAAGTTGTTGAAATTAAAGAAGGGGCAGTAAATGCATCAGTAAAAATCGAGATTGCTGAAAATATTATAATATCATCAACTATCTCAATGGACGCAGTAAAGGAACTAGGATTAACAGTAGGATCAGAAGCTACAGCAGTAATTAAGGCAACATCAGTAATGGTTATGGCTTAGTTCTCTATAATCTTATACTACATATGAAATCATAATCAAAAGAGGATATCTTAAGCTAAGATATTCTCTTTTTTACTAGCAGACTACTATATATATTTAAATAAAAGGATATATATCAAAAAAATAATTCTTTACAATACTACAAGAATATAGTTATATGTGTGTATATTTATGATATCTATATGCAATGTTCGGAATCATTAATAATGATCTCAAAGAGGAGAATGCAGAAATGTAGAAAACTCTTTGAGATTTTTTGTTTATAAAAAATTAAATTATGATATCTAAGTAATGGTATCTTAAAAGGTTGAACAAGAATGGAGTGATTAATTTGAAATTTGTTACATTTTCTGGACCACCATCATCGGGCAAGACTTCAGTAATATTAAAGGTAATTGAGTGCTTAAAATCGGAACAAAGAAAATGTGGAGTTGTAAAATTTGACTGCCTTACAACTTTTGATGATTTACTTTATAAAAACGCAGGAATTGAAGTTATGGTAGGATTATCAGGAAATCTTTGCCCGGATCACTTTTATATCAGTAATATAGATGATTGTGTTAAATATGGAACAGAGAATGGGTTCGATTTGTTGATAAGCGAGAGTGCGGGGTTATGTAATAGGTGCTCACCTCATATTAAGGGTATTTTAGCAGTATGCGTAATAGATAGTCTGTCTGGAGTAAACACCCCTAAAAAGATTGGACCAATGTTAAAATATGCGGATATTATAGTAATTACAAAAGGTGACATAGTTTCTCAGGCTGAAAGAGAAGTGTTTAGTTTTATGGTAAAAGAGGCTAATTCCAAAGCAGAGATAGTGTATATTAATGGTCTTACTGGTCAGGGGGCTTATGAATTAAGCTTAAGCATAAAAAAAGCAAAATCTATTGAGAGTCTTGAAGGAGAGAAACTTAGATTTACAATGCCTTCAGCATTATGCTCTTATTGCCTTGGAGAAACAATAATAGGTGAAGATTACCAAACTGGAAACACAAAAAAAATAAATTTCCAAGAAATTAAAAGTAACAGAGAACTTAAAACGAGTTATTCTTTAGACAAAAATAGTGAAATATCTGAAATAGACTGCACAATAGTTAACTCATTAACAATTGTAGGAGGACATGATAAAGGTGGAAATAAAGAAGATATTGAACTTACAATTAAAGTAGGGGAAGTAATTTGCATAGTTGGACCTACAGGATCTGGTAAAAGTAGATTACTCGAAGATATAGAGTGTATTGCGAGTGGTGATACTCCAACTGGAAGAATTATAAAAATAAATGGAGAAAATTTAAATTGTAGCAGGCTGGTTGCAGAGCTTTCGCAGAATATGAATTTTGTAATGGATGTATCTGTAGAAGAATTTATAAGAATGCATGCAAAAAGCAGGAATGTTATAGAGATAAAAAGTATTACAGACAAAATAGTAAAATATGCAAATGAACTAGCAGGAGAAGAATTCACTGGGGATACACCGATAACTTCATTGAGCGGGGGGCAATCAAGGGCATTAATGATTGCAGATACAGCATTATTAAGCGCTTCCCCAATAGTACTAATTGATGAAATTGAAAATGCAGGGGTAGATAGAAGCAGGGCATTAGAACTTTTAGTTAAAGAAGGAAAAATAGTTTTTGTATCTACTCATGACCCTATATTAGCATTGCTTGGGGATAAGAGAATTGTGATAAAAAATGGTGCGATAAATAAAGTAATCACAACAGTTCCAAAGGAAAGAGATAATCTTAAGATTATGAAACAAATTGATAATAAAATGTTAGAACTCAGAAATGCCTTAAGAAGTGGAGAAGTAATAGATTGGGATATGAAAGAATATTTTCTATAGATATCCAAATGCTACTTTAGACTTACGCAATAGCCAACCGAAATTAGGTGAACTCTGTTGTTTCGGTTGCTATAGAATACAGTTGTGAATTTCTAACATCAGAAGTTGCGCCATTTATGCATGCTCCCGAGGCAAGCTCGTGACAAGCAAAAATGGAACATCTTCTTATTAAAAATAAGTGAAAAAAATATAAGATGGAGGTTAAAAATATGGGAAAAATGAAAAATATAATTGATAAATCAGAATACGATGTTCTTGGATTGTTACCGTGCCCTATAAAAGTGCCAATAGAAATTGGTTTTGATGAAATGATAAATAATTTAGAAAGTGAATGTGATTTTAAATATCTTGTTGAAGGTAATTCTAATTATGAGGTCATGTGGATGGATGAGTCTTCATATATTCCTAAAAAAGAGGAATTGCCAAAGATTATTATAAGTGCTGGAGTTAATAGTTTTTATAGAAAAGATTTTAGAGATAAGGCAATAGAAGAGAAATACTTTAAGGAAATCAAAAACATAGAAGATGGAAAATTAATTGAAAATGATTTTAGTGATCCAAAAGGTAATTATTATATAATGGCATTAAATCATTTAGTTATGGCAGTAGATTTAACTAAATTGAATAAAAGAAATATACCAACCTCGTGGGGAGACCTTTTGAATAGTTCATTTAAAAAAGAAGTTGCCATAAGAGGAAAGCGAGGAAAGTATTGTGAAACAACATTGCTAGCGATATATAAAGATTATGGTATGGATGGAATTATGAAATTAAAAGAACTTGTTGGCTTTGGCGGACATCCAGCTGAAATGGTAAAGAATGCAGGGAAAGGAATTGAGAATTCACCTACAATTAGTGTTATTCCCTATTTTTATGCAAGGCTTCTTAAAAATAATAAGAATGTTAAGATTGTTTGGCCTGAAGAAGGTGCAATAGTTAGTCCAGTGACATTATTAGTCCAAAATGATATTTCAAACATGTTGGAAAATGTAGTGAGTTATTTTACTAGTGAACAAGTACGAAATATATGCAAAGATGCAGCACTGCCTCATCCAATGGATTATTTAGAGTATTTAAAAGAAAACAATTATAAGTTAAATTGGTTGGGATGGGATTTTATAAGCAATAATTATATAAACAAATTACTTCCAAATTTAAATAAATGTTTCTAAATGCTAGAAATTCTCACCTCTAAATGTTAGAATAAATTATTATACGGAGGAGGGAAGTTCTATGAATAATGAAGAATCCCTAACGGCAGTAGATGTCGCTGAACTATTAAAGATAACTAAAAATACAGTATATGAAATGGTCAAAAGAGGTGAATTACCTGGATACAAAGTAGGGAAAAAGCTTAGAATTGATAAAAAGGATGTTGAGAATTACATCAATAGTCAAAAGGTAACAAAAGGTAGTAATAATCAGATTAAGATATTAATAGATGAGCCAGTAATAGAAGAAAATCTGAGTAATATAAAAAAAGCGGAAAATTCAAATGATATTATAATATCAGGACAAGATGTGATTTTAGATGTTTTAGCAGAAAAAATTAGGGAAAAGGCAAATGATATAAGGGTCCTTAGGTCTAATACAGGAAGCTACTCAGGTCTATATGACTTATATAATGATAAAATTTCTATATCGTCAGTACATTTGTGGGATGGAGATACTAATGAATATAATACTGCTTTTGTAAGGAAACTAGTTCCAGGTATATCTTGTTTAATTATAAACCTTGCTTACAGGAATGTTGGTTTTTATGTTCCAAAAGGAAATCCTAATAAAATAACTAATTGGAAGGACTTGATTAAACAAGATATATCCATGATAAATAGGGAAAAAGGTTCTGGAATAAGAATTTTGCTTGACGAGAAATTAAGAGTTAATAATATAAATAGAGAACAAATTAAAGGATATAATATTGAAAAACAATCCCACTCTGCAGTAGCAAGAAGTATTGCAAGAGGGGAAGGTAATGTTGGGATAGGAAATGAAAAGGCAGCTAATCAGGTTGATGGGATTGATTTTATTAAAATTCAGGAAGAAAGATATGACTTAGTTATCAAGGAATCTGATTTAAAATATCCCATATATCAACTTATAATTAGAACTATTCAAAGTGAAGAGTTTAAGAGGGAAATTGAAAGTTTAGGCGGATATGATTTAAAAGATATAGGCAAAATACTTGATAAAACATAAATAATGATATAGTATAAGATTAATATTATAATTTTATGCAAAGGCGCAGTAATTTTACTGTGCCTTTTTGTTATTAAAAAATAAGGTATATGAAAGAAAATAATAAATGATGATTGATTATTTTTTGAATATATCTAAATAAAGGAGTGATAGTATATGGATAAAATAGGAGTATTTTTAAACGAAAAAGATCTTATAAGTTCTTTTGAAGAAGCACGATATGTAAAAATATTTGCAAAAGAAAAACATTTGTGGAAAACAAAAAAAACTATTTTAATTAATAGGGCAGGTGGTGAAAAATCAATAAATGAAATCAGACAGGAATACAAAAATGTAATTAATGAAATGGATGATTGTAAAATTATAATAGTAAAAAAG from the Clostridium beijerinckii genome contains:
- a CDS encoding xanthine dehydrogenase family protein molybdopterin-binding subunit, which codes for MEKISESVKKKDHESKIKGSALFVDDRVMDGMLYGKLLHSAKAKARIANISIPKLPEGYFVVDKKDVTGVNRVHIVEDDTTVYAEDTVEYVGEPILMVVGPKFKEVERILNEIIVAYEEEVPILDMRKSDTVFFHYNYAKGDIDKTLKEADRVFIETFQTGYQEQAYLETQGMIAYPHDGRMTVRGSMQCPYYVYGAVSKALGYEAKDIQIIQDVTGGGFGGKEAFPSILACQVAVAAKKANRPVKVIFDRREDMEFTSKRHPSISTYKVAIKNGKITGMDIDVLFNSGAYTTLSPVVLQRGLICANGVYRVDNLRVEGRAVKTNTVPCGAYRGFGAPQTFFAVEMIMDHIAKEMGVDSLKLKEEYIVKQGDSTSTSGKYHFHVPLPEMIEQIDKLCNYRAKRDQYKIQNGRYRKGIGMSLFFHGCGFTGSGERDFIKAVAKIRKNSDDTVDILASNSDIGQGLKTTFSKIVADTLGISYEQVFINNPDTDLVPDSGPTVASRSLMTVGELLRRAAERLKKEWKAGEVQVIEEHFVEPDFVIPFSLDEFKGDAYPTYSWGVNAIEVEVDTLTATTKILGAWGSFDVGVPIDMNIIQGQMQGGFLQGIGYASMEQMDYNDKGVIRNNSFSDYIIPTAVDVPNLVTKIMNNPYTHGPYGAKGAGELPLVGAAPAYVEAMENAIGGNLKKVPFTTEDTMMVLQEVHK
- a CDS encoding (2Fe-2S)-binding protein → MIKFILNGKEVASNSKSNERLLDVLRNEFRITGVKCGCKEGECGACSIILDGRLVNSCMVAMGSIEGSTVVTIEGYRETERFAVIDKAYASVSAVQCGFCIPGMILATECILNKNPNPTEAEIREGISGNLCRCTGYNAIVKAIGIAAKEGKGLW
- a CDS encoding FAD binding domain-containing protein; translation: MVDCYRPTSLKEALDILAKESVTPYAGGTDLMIKPDENATYLFLDKVAEIKNIVEDKEYIRIGAACTYTDIIENKLIPAVLKEAVSQIAAPAIRNIGTVGGNICNGSPKADSALILFATDSKLRLANNRGERVIPISDFYLGRKNTAIEKDELLVEILMNKNNLNNYYYKKVGERNALAISRVSFVGIINIVDDKVFNCRTAFGAVSDVVISRPDIDAMLIGKTVEEAKALKDKYLAAYEKEIVPIRGRVSAKYRKTVCMNLLRDFLESNGI
- a CDS encoding NTP transferase domain-containing protein; its protein translation is MKSKEKRTTGGIIVAAGKTSERNGLNPLLKIGSITVVKRIVLTFQKAGISPIVVITGYKAEEIEHHLADYGVVFLRNDQYENSRKFDSAKIGLDFLQNKCDQVLFTPVNIPMFTPETLQMMIEYDEKLLSPAYRGKSGHPLLISSELIPKILKYNGNMGLRGAIENIGVKRQWIDVEDEGILYDTDYIDRLDQLLIKHNKHILHPFVKISIEKESLFFDSRTKLLLILIQDTHSVRSACKHMALSYSKAWSMLNQLEQELDYAVVERKHGGSNGGKTYLTKEGTEFLEKYQQFEQNVHQFAKNEFERLF
- a CDS encoding molybdopterin-binding protein, giving the protein MKKIKTTEAVGNVICHDITQIIKGEKKDVAFKKGHIVTEEDIPVLLSIGKDNLYVWEKKEGMLHENEAAEILCKICKSDYMSATKVKEGKIELIAAEDGLFKIDIEKLRKINSLGEMMIATRHSNFPVKKGDKLAGTRIIPLVIEQKKMDEAVKLAGDKPLMEILPFIHKKAGIVTTGNEVFYGRIKDTFGPVIREKLAEYNVEVLGQKILSDDPKLITEAIKDFIKEGAELIICTGGMSVDPDDTTPTAIQNTGAKIVSYGAPVLPGAMFLLAYYNGTLPIIGLPGCVMYAKRTIFDLVLPRVMVNDKITLEDIANLGHGGLCLSCDICTFPNCGFGK